TGTTATGGAGAAAACTATCACATCGTATAACAGTGCGACATAGCTAACACCAAGGAAACTGGAAATCATAAATAGGAAAAAAACATTGatgaaaaatatcatattatatgAGAGGTGTTGACAAATGAAATAGTGGATGTAGTTGAAGTCGCATTTGAGAACAACCTTGTGGGTCCATTTATCAAGACTTTGGTTGTTaagagttttgagaaacatgtAGAACGTAtgtgcatgcaaaatatgagttatctacttcactagggcaagtgagaGACTGTTGGGATCTAGTGCCCTTAGTGTAGTTATTCGTCATATATGCTTGTAAATTTTTGAccaaattagttaaataaaatttcatcatttacgTTATTATCTTTTGTATTTGTCCTCAATGATTTTTGCAGGCAAATAAAAATGTATGAGCAAATATTGGTTCACCGATTAtgtaatgtttaactaatattttgttgtattatgtggtcggatcataattcgagaagataacttatattagtaggtaaCATAAATGGTTCATAGTCTGAAGaatcaaaattgagaaaattgattcAATTGACTATTAtgccatctatcaagtccaattagggagataccTTGTCTTACATATCAGAGCAGATGACTTCTAGaaagatagagacataggtgCATTTGTCTAGACTGATAATACATCAGACAAGACCCAAGTTGAATATATCTTAGattttgtttatggatttattcacttgtgaagtTCATAGTGTGGTTTAGCTCAATCCTGAGTAAGTAACCGACTATATGTATGTAACCCATATACTTTGATGTGTTGAAAGCCTGTGCTCAACTTGTAATAAACTCGAAAGTTGGTATGTTGAATATACAACTTATGTATGAGATAATTTTacttacaatagtggaattcatagcccaataaGAGAAAATGATATCTTCTTGTTGGCATTGCATAGTTGATAGAAAAATAATGTGGCCATAGGTCATTATTCTATgccaaatgatttaattactatgtgTTAGTAATTGACCATTTATGCAGGAAGATacaattataagtaatttaaattgTATCAACAAGCCATCGAGGATGCTTCCAAAAATTAGAGTACCACGAATAAACTACCAATTAGCTTGTctcaaaaatcaaatattaacaaTTTACCCATTCAGATTTAACAAAATTCCGAAGGCGATTCAAATAGCATTGAGTTCTACTAAGTTTgaatcaaaattttccaaaggCCTATTATACCTTGTTAGAATGGTCATTGCACCCTCACTTTGTCAATCACAACTTTACCAGTTACAACTTTGCTAGAGGGAAACATTTCACCAATTATGGACCTTTTGCTTATGTACATATACACGGAACGTGGAGCACCACTTATATACGTTGCCAAATAATACTGTTGGTTCATTCTTTGTGTAGATCATATGTAGGATCTCGCTTGGTCCATGTCAATCCTATTCTACCTATCTAGAAGGCTATCATATTAAGTGATTAACCATGAGAGAATTATTGCCGAACACATGTCAAAAACTAGAGTCAAGGGATGATTACCCTAGCCTACAAAATACCTATCCTTGTGCTCCACTTTTCATGCCTTATACACAATTCTCCTACTCCTCTAGTGACTCTTAACACTAAATTGTTGTGTAAACTATTATATCCACCTCCGTCTTTTTTTTTCCTCAACAATATTATtgtaaataataacataaatttttaacctaaactaaaaaaattataaattatgaaattgtgaCCCAACCTAACCATGAAAACGAGGAATGAATTATGGGTAAGTACTTTAGGACTCCCCATCCAAGATATGAGACCCAATCAAGTATGAGTTGTAAACCTTAAACCACTTGGTGGACGACACATCATAAAGAACTATAGTGGGACCAATCCATTGGTGATTTGTTTAATCACTTGGAATGCCTATTTATCCTAGGGAAGTTACTTACAAAAGCAATTAGCATATCTCTAAACGTAAAAGATCCCACTTGAAGCCATAAAAAGGACAACAGAACccaacttatttatttttatattttataaactttCTATAAATTTAAGGATGGCACTccataaaaagtttttaaatgtaCATTCAAGGGACTTTACTTTTAATGACcacgtataaaaatatataatcaataAAAGCGTAGCAAGGGGGAGATAGGCCTTCGACCCTCATGATGgtataatatcatttttagccATTGTTAAATTAACAATCTAAATTGATCCCCTTATccccttaaatttatattttggtccctctaaaaaataataattcaatccaaGTTTAACATAGATTCTTTCACTTTGaccccaaaaaattttaaattttaactcaaCCCTCAAAACATTCTTTTTCAATGATTAGCCActtttttcacatttttcttattGTAAACTTGACATCACTTTTTTGGATTTCTTACTTCACCCCACACGTCGGCACCTTCCTTTCCATCCCTATAAATATGGACGTCCTAGAGATTGCTTCATAGCAACTGAGAGAGAGATCATTGGAATCAGCCCCAGTTGACAAATATTCACTTTCTCTTtcacagagagagagagagagagagagaaaaaagagagGGTATTCTTTACATAATATTCATCTAATACAAATAAAAGATGGCTCTTCACCTTTCTTGGGTTTTCGTTTTTGGCATCCTCggtacatacatataaatattcatattccCTTCTTCTTTGCATATTATAATTTTCTCTAACTCCATGTTTTCTTGTTTTTAGGCAACGTTGTTTCATTTATGGTCTCCCTTTCTCCCTTGTAAGTCTCTTTGTTTTTGGTGTTATTTCATGAATTTTCTCTATATAAATTATGCCTTGTTAATGGAGATGGTGATGTAATAATTTTTGCAGGCCAACATTTTATCAAATCTACAAGAAGAAAACATCAGAAGGGTTCCAATCATTACCCTATGTGGTATCACTGTTCAGTGCGATGCTTTGGATTTACTATGCACTTCTTAAGAAGGATGCTATGCTACTAATTACCATCAACACTTTCTGCTGTTTCATTCAATCTTTTTACATTGTCACTTACATTTACTATGGTAGAAAGAAGGAAAAggtaaattctaaaaaaaaagccCTAGATATTTATACGTGTTTCATGAAGTTCATCATGAATCTAATTCAATTCCCAAATGGTGGAAAATTTTCAGCTCGAAACTGTGAAGCTTATGCTCCTATTCAATATTTTCGGGTTCGGACTTGTCTTTTTCTCCACTTACTTCCTTCATAATCCCATGACCCGTCTCCACATTCTCGGATACATTTGCATGGGGTTCTCTTTGAGTGTGTTCGCGGCACCACTTGCTATCGTGGTGAGTATCattgtctcaattttgaaattgaatatcaCTTCCGGTCTGAATAGGATTATATTTAAACCGTAAATTCTCTGTTTTTCTTGCAGAGAAAGGTCATAAAGACAAAGAGTGTTGAGTTCATGCCGTTTACTTTATCAGTGTTTCTTACCTTAGGAGCAGTGATGTGGTTCTTCTATGGCCTTTTGTTGAAGGATATGAACATTGCGGTACATTACTTCATTCATGCAATAACCTTTTTCAAttggttaatttgcttggaactcctTAGACTATAACATTatgagcaaattggtccctcTACTACAGAAGTGAATAGCTTAGTCTCTACCTTTTTTTAATTAccatatcaataataattaaacttcatttttttaaaaaaaattcaggtaCCAAACGTACTAGGGTTTATCTTTGGGATACTTCAAATGATACTTTATGCAATCTACAAGAACCACCCAAAGAAAATGGTGGTGGAAGATCCAAAGCTTCAACTATCAGACCAGCACATAGTTGATGTCATTAAACTCGAGTCGGTCGTGTCTTCGGATGTAAACACAACGGCTCCTCAACCGTACGAAAGTAGAGGAAGAGGAGGTGTTGAAGCTCAAAATACGAAGGAAAAAACTTCAGATGCTTCCCAAAAAGTTTAAACGGTTcaatgaaagggaaaaaaagggTTCTACAAGTGGACGATCATTGCTCGAGTGATgccaataaaaaaaagttatagcAATGTATAATTAAATTACGTTTAGTTTTTGTTTTCATGGCAAATAAGGTCAAAAGCCatgcaaaagaaaaggaaaaaaaagtaaattaaaataatgtgTTGTGCAATTTCTATCCCCCTCATTGTaatctttttctctccatctctctctTGTCTATCAATCAATAATGAATGTAtaatgttttttgtttttattacgttaatgttaaatatatattttttataattataatgatGAGCAAGTACTTTGGATAGGGTTACTTTTAGAAAGTTTACGAAAATAAAGTGTTGAATATATTAGTACCACTTTATATATCATATCAACGTTGATTATAAATTAGATCAAATTATTCGAATGCATATTAATATATCTTAG
The Gossypium hirsutum isolate 1008001.06 chromosome A07, Gossypium_hirsutum_v2.1, whole genome shotgun sequence genome window above contains:
- the LOC107926138 gene encoding bidirectional sugar transporter SWEET10, giving the protein MALHLSWVFVFGILGNVVSFMVSLSPLPTFYQIYKKKTSEGFQSLPYVVSLFSAMLWIYYALLKKDAMLLITINTFCCFIQSFYIVTYIYYGRKKEKLETVKLMLLFNIFGFGLVFFSTYFLHNPMTRLHILGYICMGFSLSVFAAPLAIVRKVIKTKSVEFMPFTLSVFLTLGAVMWFFYGLLLKDMNIAVPNVLGFIFGILQMILYAIYKNHPKKMVVEDPKLQLSDQHIVDVIKLESVVSSDVNTTAPQPYESRGRGGVEAQNTKEKTSDASQKV